CGCCACATTGTTCGACTGCTCCAAAAGCTTCCAACAATTCTTCATTACCACGTGGCCCCTTATATAGAATGTTCTCTCCACCAACTCGTGTTAATGGCAGTGTATACTCAACCAGAACGTTCATTTCGGCAACCGCTTTACTAAAAACATAATCATACCTTTCACGGTGTTCTTCAATCTGGCCCCAGTATTCAGCTCTTCCACAAAGCAGTCTGACTTTTTCCAATTCGACAGCTTGAACCACACGATATATAAAATTCATTTTACGTTTATTGGAATCCATAAAAGTGAACTTCATCGTGGGCAGGCAGATTTTCAGAGGTATTCCAGGCAATCCCCCTCCGGTCCCCAAATCCAAAGCATCTTTAGACTGATCAATCTCAAATAGTTTTATTGGATATATAGAATCGTAAAGTTGTTTATTAATGATATCTTCTAATGTCTTTTCTCCGGTTAACCGCTGTTCCTTTAAGCCATCAAACAATAGTTCTGAATAATGTAATAGCTTTTCTATCTGACAGG
This is a stretch of genomic DNA from Bacillota bacterium. It encodes these proteins:
- the rsmG gene encoding 16S rRNA (guanine(527)-N(7))-methyltransferase RsmG; the protein is MKKMIKKLGIGLTSCQIEKLLHYSELLFDGLKEQRLTGEKTLEDIINKQLYDSIYPIKLFEIDQSKDALDLGTGGGLPGIPLKICLPTMKFTFMDSNKRKMNFIYRVVQAVELEKVRLLCGRAEYWGQIEEHRERYDYVFSKAVAEMNVLVEYTLPLTRVGGENILYKGPRGNEELLEAFGAVEQCGGEIIDIYDYKLISGEMRKIIRIIKKRKTPEKYPRPTGRPGKKPLR